TCGAAACGTTCACGAATCAGCGGACGGCGGCGTTCGTACACGAATGTGCTGATGCCGTATTCGTCACCATGCGGATGATCCTTGTCGTGGTGGTGGCCGCAATGGCACACGCCGTGTTCGTGGTCGCAGTGGCTATGGTCTTCATGATCGTGGTCATGTTCATCATGGTCGTGGTGATGATGTTCATGATCGTCGTCATCATCATGGTCATGATGGTGGTGATGTTCATGCTCGTCGTGGTCATCATCATCGTCGTCGTCGGGGGTTGTTTCCTTCATGAGTTCCTTGGCCCAAGCGGCGGAGTTGCCGACCTTTTCGAAGTCGAACTGCTTAGTGTCCAAGATATCCTTCATTTCGACCTTGCCGTAATTCGTCTCGATCATCTTGGCGTCGGGCTGCAAGGCGCGAACCACGGCTTTCACGTGTTCAAGGTCGGTTTTAGACAAACTATCAACCTTGTTCATCACGATGGTGTTGCAGAATTCAATCTGCTGGATGAGCAAGTTCGCGATATCTTCTTCTTCAAGATCCTTGGATAAAAGCTTCTGGCCGCCAGCGAATTCGTCGGCGAGGCGTGCCACGTCAACAACGGAAACGATGTTGTCCAGGTGGCAGGGGAGCGGGCGACCGTCGCGGCTCTGCAACTGGGCGCCGGCCATGCAAATAGTCTGTGCGATAGGAATGGGTTCGCAAATACCGCTCGCTTCAATCAGAATATAGTCGAACTTGTTCATTTCCAACAGTTCGGCAATTTGTTCCAAAAGGTCGGTCTTCAGGGAGCAGCAAATGCAGCCGTTAGACAGCGGCACCACCTTGCCGGAGTCTTCCTTGGTAATGTTTCCGCCCTTTTCGATAAGGGTTTGGTCAATATTCACTTCGCCAATGTCGTTTACGATCACGGCGACGTGGTAACCTTGCTGGTTGTTGAGAACAAAATTGAGGAGGGTGGTTTTTCCGGCTCCGAGGTAGCCGGTGAGCAGCGTAATAGGTACTGACTTTTTCATAGTGCTTTAAAATTTAGTTTTTTTCGCGAATTTCGGCTTTTTTATAAAAGAAAACTGGCCCAGCAGAGCCGGACCAGTTTTTTGGGGGTTAGGAGGAGAACAAAGATTTCTGGTACATAAGATATAAAAATTTGAGGGGGCTGACAAGTAGATTACTGAAAAAATTTCTTACATATTTCTTATTTTTGTCGTTTTTGTGTGATATGGCTAAATGCGCTGGTACAAAAAGTACCGCTTTCCTTTTTTGTGCCCTACAAAAGCCCCTTTTGTAAGAAAAAGTTCATTTTTGAGTAAAAAACGGCTATATTTGTATTAAGAATGGAGAACGTATGAATTGTCGAATACTGATGCGTTTCGTTGGCACCACCGACGAACTTTCTGCCGTTTATGATGCTTTAATGGAGCAGTACCCCGAAATGGACCTGCCCAGTGAAGATAGTGGCGACTGGTACTCGGTTGACGACGTGATGATGGATGAATACGAATGCCGTTTCGAGGAACTCCCCGAAGGCGAACTCTTGGCGATGGATGGCTCCGTGCTCATTGAAGATGAACTCCCCGAAGATTTCTTTGCCGATCTCATGGAACGCTTTGAACGCGTGTTTGCCGCATTCAAGTGGTCTTCGTTAGATGTGGGTGTCGGTTGCGGCGTCAGCGATGGCTGGGGCGAATTCAATCCGGACTATGCCGACGATTATTCCGACGAAGCCAACGAGATCTCCGAAGCCGTTCTCGGCTTCTAATCCAAGTTTTTAATCATTAGATTATCACAGAGCTCTGCGAGCATGCGTTCGTGCGTGCAGACTTCAGGCGATACGCCTTCGATAGAACCGGTGCTGTAAAAAGAAGTGCAGGCGCATTCGTGTGCGCAGCAGCGGTAGCGTATGTCACAACCTTCGCATTCCTTTTTGTCGTTGTCTAGAAATTGCTTAATTTGTTCGCAGGCTTCTTCGTTGAATCCGGTAAAGACGTTACCTTGTAAGTAGGGCGGATTTTCGTTTGAAGTAATGAACCTAGTGCACGGGAACATGTTGCCGTTAGTGGCGACGCCAATGGCGCCGTTGTATACGTGGCAAGAATATTGCCTGTATCGCAAATTTGCAAGGTATAATTTTATTTTGTCTTGAATTGTACCCAGGAACATCTTGTCGCCTTTGTCGCGGCATTCCTTCCAATATAAGGCCATCTTCTGGTATTGCAAGGCGAGCCTGTCGAAATCTTCGCCGGTCCATTTGCCGTCATAGTCGACGCTGGTGGTGAGGCTTTTGAATCCTTGCTCATGCAGCCATTTGACGCTTTCTGCTAAGGTCTCGAT
This genomic window from Fibrobacter sp. UWT2 contains:
- a CDS encoding radical SAM protein codes for the protein MNLVLCLTEQCNLRCSYCYYKDTQSARHNVMDDETLEQAIRVGLERSLFFKQAYLNITFFGGEPLLRKDAIFKGVNLAKAFLAEAIDKGEAPSNFKLNFAVNTNGTLFDDSFFDFCEREHFRIYLSLDGPEYHHNIARRTVNNCGSFKDIEKYIPRFVKLGAVALSTVTRAHIETLAESVKWLHEQGFKSLTTSVDYDGKWTGEDFDRLALQYQKMALYWKECRDKGDKMFLGTIQDKIKLYLANLRYRQYSCHVYNGAIGVATNGNMFPCTRFITSNENPPYLQGNVFTGFNEEACEQIKQFLDNDKKECEGCDIRYRCCAHECACTSFYSTGSIEGVSPEVCTHERMLAELCDNLMIKNLD
- a CDS encoding GTP-binding protein, translated to MKKSVPITLLTGYLGAGKTTLLNFVLNNQQGYHVAVIVNDIGEVNIDQTLIEKGGNITKEDSGKVVPLSNGCICCSLKTDLLEQIAELLEMNKFDYILIEASGICEPIPIAQTICMAGAQLQSRDGRPLPCHLDNIVSVVDVARLADEFAGGQKLLSKDLEEEDIANLLIQQIEFCNTIVMNKVDSLSKTDLEHVKAVVRALQPDAKMIETNYGKVEMKDILDTKQFDFEKVGNSAAWAKELMKETTPDDDDDDDHDEHEHHHHHDHDDDDDHEHHHHDHDEHDHDHEDHSHCDHEHGVCHCGHHHDKDHPHGDEYGISTFVYERRRPLIRERFEVLLDDYPTSIIRTKGLVWFEDERDNSYLFEQAGKQASAQNFGPWFASESEEEQKRILRENPDLLKVWDEKYGDRIIRLVFIGQHMDKKKIIAAMDSCLGE